From the genome of Lotus japonicus ecotype B-129 chromosome 6, LjGifu_v1.2, one region includes:
- the LOC130722650 gene encoding WAT1-related protein At3g02690, chloroplastic yields the protein MASWWCSSLSATVSVTTTTATTTTRRYPLISHTSQFHTNPFPPSPPSSLRFRLPCSNKSTVKASKPPPSGTDVDCVGTGQNAECTVNLEQQDGSAKQEDESSPATMLCLAEGLWELAVLVSPFFFWGTAMVAMKEVLPKCGPFFVSAFRLIPAGFLLVGFAASRGRPLPSGFNAWVSISLFALVDATCFQGFLAEGLQKTSAGLGSVIIDSQPLTVAVLAVLLFGESIGVIGAAGLVLGVVGLVLLELPALSFDESNFSLWGSGEWWMLLAAQSMAVGTVMVRWVSKYSDPIMATGWHMVIGGLPLVALAIFNNDPAVSGTLEYSSSDILALLYTSIFGSAVSYGVFFYSATKGSLTKLSSLTFLTPMFASIFGFLYLGETFSPIQLVGATVTVAAIYMVNSKNSSE from the exons ATGGCGTCGTGGTGGTGCTCCTCCCTCTCCGCCACCGTCTCCGTCACaacaaccaccgccaccaccaccacccgcCGCTATCCTCTAATCTCTCACACTTCCCAATTCCACACCAACCCATTCCCACCTTCTCCCCCATCCTCGCTCCGATTCAGGCTTCCATGCTCCAACAAATCCACCGTAAAAGCCAGCAAACCACCCCCCTCCGGCACCGACGTGGATTGCGTCGGAACAGGGCAAAACGCGGAGTGCACCGTCAACTTGGAACAACAAGACGGAAGCGCAAAGCAAGAAGATGAGTCATCGCCGGCGACGATGCTGTGTCTCGCGGAAGGGCTTTGGGAATTGGCGGTGCTGGTGTCGCCGTTCTTCTTCTGGGGTACCGCCATGGTGGCCATGAAGGAGGTGCTTCCGAAGTGCGGCCCGTTCTTCGTTTCGGCGTTTCGTCTCATCCCTGCAGGGTTCCTTCTTGTTGGCTTTGCAGCTTCTAGAGGCAGGCCTTTACCCTCTGGTTTCAATGCTTGGGTTTCCATCTCGCTCTTCGCTCTCGTTGATGCTACTTGCTTTCAG GGTTTTCTAGCAGAAGGGTTGCAGAAGACTTCAGCTGGTTTGGGCAGC GTTATAATTGATTCACAGCCTTTGACAGTGGCTGTACTTGCAGTTTTGTTATTTGGTGAGTCAATTGGAGTTATTGGAGCTGCTGGGCTTGTTCTTGGTGTCGTAGGACTTGTGCTGCTCGAG TTACCCGCCCTATCATTTGATGAAAGCAACTTCTCATTGTGGGGAAGTGGGGAGTGGTGGATGCTTCTTGCAGCTCAGAGTATGGCAGTTGGTACGGTCATGGTTCGGTGGGTCTCTAAGTACTCTGATCCTATCATGGCTACTGGATGG CATATGGTTATTGGTGGTCTCCCTCTTGTGGCATTAGCAATTTTTAACAATGATCCTGCTGTAAGTGGGACTCTTGAGTACAGCTCAAGTGATATATTGGCACTCCTCTACACGTCCATTTTTGGAAGCGCTGTTAGCTATGGTGTGTTCTTTTACAGTGCAACAAAAG GTAGCTTGACTAAGCTCAGTTCACTGACATTTTTGACACCAATGTTCGCTTCAATTTTTGG GTTTCTATATCTTGGTGAGACCTTCTCACCAATACAACTAGTTGGGGCCACTGTTACGGTAGCTGCAATATACATGGTTAACTCCAAAAACAGTTCAGAGTAA